The Methanohalophilus portucalensis genome window below encodes:
- a CDS encoding PGF-pre-PGF domain-containing protein, producing MNNVSKKTIVVIFLALLMAMPAAASPSSERILPDSVNTGEEFNVTINVSNYGNFSMVNETLPTGFTFENLVTDDNVNVNDDNVNVNDGGYLLFYFFSLDNFTYTLKAHSSAGTYDFDGYLNDSTTTINGSQSLKVNSVSDPDDTSSSSSGGGGGGGGATGEAFENIASKYAQLRTVSIGADISYEFDESDIMYVNFKGNTNSGQVKVLIEVLKDTSTLVDEGVPGQAYRHINIWVGNSAFDEDNMEDPVVGFRVSKDWLSDNGVEPSSVSLFHYDNGWEQLVTTQTDEDDDYFYFEAEATAFSPFAISAVTEEAVSEDETDQDADEPATDEEETVEEPSTGQEDKQPDNSVPGFSSMLMVGIIGSLYALFRKKV from the coding sequence ATGAATAATGTATCAAAAAAGACTATTGTGGTAATATTCCTGGCATTGCTGATGGCCATGCCTGCAGCAGCATCACCATCTTCAGAAAGAATACTTCCCGATTCTGTTAATACAGGTGAGGAATTCAATGTAACTATAAATGTCAGTAATTACGGCAACTTCTCAATGGTGAATGAAACATTACCCACAGGTTTCACTTTTGAGAATCTGGTTACTGATGACAATGTCAATGTGAATGATGACAATGTCAATGTGAATGATGGGGGATATCTTCTGTTTTATTTCTTCAGTCTGGATAACTTCACCTATACATTGAAAGCCCATTCTTCCGCAGGCACCTATGATTTTGATGGTTATCTGAATGATTCAACTACTACTATCAATGGTAGTCAATCTCTGAAGGTAAATTCTGTATCCGATCCTGATGACACTTCTTCCTCCTCCAGTGGGGGAGGGGGTGGTGGCGGTGGTGCCACAGGTGAAGCCTTTGAGAATATTGCATCAAAATATGCACAGCTGAGGACTGTTTCCATTGGAGCGGATATCAGTTATGAATTTGATGAAAGTGACATTATGTATGTCAATTTCAAAGGCAACACAAACTCCGGTCAGGTAAAGGTGCTCATCGAAGTGTTGAAAGATACTTCCACTCTGGTGGATGAAGGCGTACCAGGTCAGGCTTACCGCCACATCAATATCTGGGTGGGTAATTCTGCCTTTGATGAGGACAACATGGAAGATCCTGTAGTCGGTTTCAGGGTGAGCAAGGACTGGCTTTCTGATAATGGTGTTGAGCCGTCTTCAGTCTCTCTGTTCCACTATGACAATGGCTGGGAGCAGCTGGTAACCACTCAGACAGATGAGGACGATGATTACTTCTACTTCGAGGCAGAAGCAACCGCCTTTTCACCATTTGCAATTTCGGCGGTAACAGAAGAGGCTGTTTCAGAAGACGAAACTGATCAGGATGCAGATGAACCAGCCACCGATGAAGAGGAAACAGTTGAAGAGCCATCAACCGGGCAAGAGGATAAACAACCTGATAATTCTGTACCAGGTTTCAGTTCCATGCTTATGGTAGGCATTATAGGCTCTTTGTACGCACTATTCAGAAAGAAGGTTTAA